The genomic DNA ATAGCTGCGTCATGAGAGGCGCCGAGCGATGATCCCCACCCTCCCCCAAGTCTCTCAGGTCGCGCAAACCATCCAGCTTGCGCTGGCCCCCGTATTCCTGCTGGCGGGCATCGGCGCGTTCCTCAATGTCTGTGTCGGCCGGCTCGCCCGCATCATCGATCGCGCCCGCGCGGTCGAGGCGCTGGTCCTGTCCACACGGGGCAAGGAACATGACCGGATGGTCGCGGAAATCCGCGTCCTCGATCGGCGGATGAGCGTGGTCAATGCCGCCATCTTCCTGTCGGTCGCGTCGGCCTGCGCGGTCTGTCTGGTCGTCATCCTGCTGTTCGCGGGCAATCTGTTCGACGCCCATCTCGGCACGCCGATCGCCATCCTGTTCAGTCTGGCGATGCTGTTACAGGCGGGCGCCTTCGCCACCTTCATCCAGGAAATCCGGCTCGCGTCGCGGACCATCCATATCCGCAACGAAGTCCTCTATCACAAGGTGGAGGAGGACGAGGCGGCGTGACCAAGTTCACCGTCAACGACCGGCCGGTGCAATATCGCATGGACCCGGAAACGCCCCTGCTCTGGGCATTGCGCGACGCGTCCAACCTGACCGGCACCAAATATGGCTGCGGCACCGGCGACTGCGGCGCCTGCACCGTCGATATCGACGGAGAGGCGGTGCGATCCTGTCAGGTCACGATCGGCAAGACGGAAGGCCGCTTCGTCACCACGATCGAGGCGCTGTCGCCCGATCGCGGCCATCCGCTGCAACAGGCGTTCGCGGCGGAGAATGTCTCCCAGTGCGGCTATTGCATCCCCGGCATGATCATGGCCGCGTCGGTGCTGCTGCGCCGGACCAATGATCCGAGCGACGAAGAGATTGACGCGGCGATCACCAATCTCTGCCGCTGCGGCATCTATCCCCGGCTGCGCGGCGCGATCCGACGGGCGGGCCGGATCATGCGTGGCGAGGATGAGGGCAGCGGGGAACAGGTCGCCGCCGCCCCGCCGCCGGGCATCACCCCCGAAGAGGCGGCCAGGACGGTCCCGGCCCTGGGCAAGGGCGCGCTTCAGCCGAAGCGGTAGCCCGACACCGCCCAGCCCATGACCTGGCTATGGTGAACGCAGGTCGCTTCATCATCCCCGCCCGCACCCAGCGCCACCATCAGCGGCAGCAGATGCTCCTCGCGCGGATGGGCGAAG from Sphingobium sp. CAP-1 includes the following:
- a CDS encoding DUF2721 domain-containing protein yields the protein MIPTLPQVSQVAQTIQLALAPVFLLAGIGAFLNVCVGRLARIIDRARAVEALVLSTRGKEHDRMVAEIRVLDRRMSVVNAAIFLSVASACAVCLVVILLFAGNLFDAHLGTPIAILFSLAMLLQAGAFATFIQEIRLASRTIHIRNEVLYHKVEEDEAA
- a CDS encoding (2Fe-2S)-binding protein gives rise to the protein MTKFTVNDRPVQYRMDPETPLLWALRDASNLTGTKYGCGTGDCGACTVDIDGEAVRSCQVTIGKTEGRFVTTIEALSPDRGHPLQQAFAAENVSQCGYCIPGMIMAASVLLRRTNDPSDEEIDAAITNLCRCGIYPRLRGAIRRAGRIMRGEDEGSGEQVAAAPPPGITPEEAARTVPALGKGALQPKR